In Nitrososphaerota archaeon, a single genomic region encodes these proteins:
- the uvrA gene encoding excinuclease ABC subunit UvrA yields the protein MHDKLKIRGARHHNLKNLNLDIPKNKLVVISGLSGSGKSTLAFDTIYAEGQRRYVESLSAYARQFLEMMDKPDVDSIEGLSPAISIQQKTTSKNPRSTVGTTTEIYDYLRLLYARIGIPHCVRCGRKISNQSVESICESIFKDFDEKQVLILSPLVQRKKGTYEKLFEQMKKDGYSRARVDGQVILLEDEIPSLDRQKWHNIEIVVDRLRASKAEKSRLFEAIQTALKAAKGSVLVSSDKDEKIFSQNNACPYCGLTVGEIEPRTFSFNSPFGSCKACHGLGVKMEFDEDLVIPDKTKSILDGAIIPWSGRFSAFRKQELRAVGKKFGFDLMTPISKLKPEHLRVILHGTDQRINFHYESQTTDSHWAYTNSFEGVLNNLQRAFMGTDSESKRDWLKQFMRDIPCNVCDGKKLKPEPLAVKVNDRGIFEVCDLSIDDCYEFFKEIKLTDTEKYIAKDVLKEIIERLEFLRNVGLNYLTLNRQSSTLSGGESQRIRLATQIGSNLTGVLYVLDEPTIGLHQRDNARLIKTLVKLRDLDNTVIVVEHDEEVIKNADWIVDLGPGAGIHGGEVVFEGTVPQIMNNHKSVTGDYLKDKNLISLADKKRNQIGRITIKGAAENNLKDITVDIPLGLLVTVTGVSGSGKSTLVNEILLKVLSSYFYKSNERPGKHKSIEGTTLIDKVIAIDQSPIGRTPRSNPSTYIGAFTPIRELFANTETSKERGYTPGQFSFNVAEGRCFACEGDGVKKIEMQFLSDVYVRCDECKGKRYNSETLSVLYKGKNISDVLDMTVEEALAFFENIPKIRRILQTIFDVGLGYIKLGQSSTTLSGGEAQRVKLASELAKRDTGKTMYILDEPTTGLHFADVQKLLDVLNRLVNLGNTIVVIEHNMDVIKNSDWIIDLGPEGGDKGGRIIATGTPVQVAANPKSYTGQYLKKILN from the coding sequence ATGCAGAGGGGCAGAGAAGATACGTAGAATCGCTTTCAGCATATGCAAGACAATTCCTAGAGATGATGGACAAACCAGATGTCGATTCCATAGAAGGATTGTCGCCCGCTATATCCATACAGCAAAAGACAACGTCAAAAAATCCCCGCTCTACTGTCGGCACCACTACTGAGATCTATGATTACCTGAGATTGCTATATGCAAGAATCGGGATTCCTCATTGTGTAAGATGCGGCAGGAAAATCTCAAACCAGTCAGTAGAGTCAATTTGCGAATCCATCTTCAAGGATTTTGATGAAAAACAGGTACTGATTTTGTCGCCGCTAGTCCAGAGAAAAAAGGGAACGTATGAGAAATTATTTGAGCAGATGAAAAAGGACGGCTATTCCCGAGCTAGAGTGGACGGCCAAGTAATTCTACTAGAGGATGAAATCCCATCGCTTGACAGGCAAAAATGGCATAATATTGAAATTGTAGTGGACAGACTCAGGGCATCAAAGGCGGAAAAAAGTAGGCTCTTCGAGGCAATCCAGACAGCGCTAAAGGCTGCCAAGGGCTCGGTTTTGGTGTCATCTGACAAGGATGAAAAGATATTTTCTCAGAATAATGCATGCCCATATTGCGGATTAACAGTTGGCGAAATAGAACCTAGGACATTTTCATTCAACTCGCCGTTTGGTTCTTGCAAGGCATGCCATGGCCTTGGAGTCAAAATGGAGTTTGATGAAGATTTGGTAATTCCAGACAAGACAAAATCAATTCTTGATGGCGCAATCATTCCATGGAGTGGAAGATTTTCCGCATTCAGAAAGCAGGAATTGAGAGCAGTCGGAAAAAAATTCGGCTTTGATCTAATGACTCCAATTAGCAAGTTGAAGCCGGAGCATCTTCGAGTTATTTTGCATGGGACTGACCAGAGAATAAACTTCCACTATGAGTCACAGACAACAGACTCGCACTGGGCCTATACTAATTCATTTGAAGGTGTGCTGAATAATTTGCAGCGAGCCTTTATGGGGACTGATTCCGAGTCAAAGCGAGACTGGCTTAAGCAATTCATGCGAGATATTCCATGCAACGTTTGCGATGGTAAAAAGCTAAAGCCAGAACCGCTTGCAGTCAAGGTAAACGACAGGGGAATCTTTGAGGTCTGCGATTTGTCCATTGATGATTGTTACGAGTTTTTCAAAGAAATCAAGCTAACAGACACTGAAAAATATATTGCCAAAGACGTCCTCAAGGAAATAATAGAGAGGTTGGAATTTCTGCGAAATGTGGGCCTCAACTATCTGACACTGAATAGGCAAAGCTCTACCCTGTCAGGCGGGGAATCGCAGAGAATCAGACTTGCAACCCAGATAGGCTCTAATCTCACAGGCGTACTGTATGTGTTGGATGAGCCAACGATAGGCCTGCACCAGCGCGATAATGCCAGATTGATCAAAACACTAGTCAAGCTTAGGGACTTGGACAATACAGTAATTGTAGTAGAGCACGACGAGGAGGTAATCAAAAATGCAGACTGGATAGTGGATTTGGGCCCAGGTGCTGGAATCCATGGAGGAGAGGTGGTGTTTGAGGGAACTGTTCCGCAAATAATGAACAACCACAAGTCAGTCACTGGAGACTATCTCAAGGACAAAAACCTAATCAGTCTAGCAGACAAGAAAAGAAACCAAATTGGGAGAATAACCATCAAGGGTGCTGCAGAAAATAACCTCAAAGACATTACAGTTGACATACCATTGGGACTACTAGTTACTGTGACGGGGGTTTCCGGCTCTGGCAAGTCAACACTGGTAAATGAGATTCTTCTAAAAGTACTATCATCATATTTTTACAAATCCAATGAAAGGCCAGGCAAGCACAAGTCAATTGAGGGTACAACTCTAATTGACAAGGTGATCGCGATAGACCAGTCCCCAATTGGGCGTACCCCAAGATCAAACCCTTCAACATACATTGGTGCATTTACTCCGATTAGGGAACTGTTTGCAAATACCGAGACATCAAAAGAAAGAGGATACACACCAGGACAGTTCTCATTTAATGTTGCAGAAGGTAGATGCTTTGCATGTGAGGGCGACGGCGTTAAAAAAATAGAGATGCAGTTTTTATCAGATGTTTACGTTCGGTGTGATGAGTGCAAAGGAAAACGATACAATTCCGAGACTCTCTCTGTACTATACAAGGGCAAAAATATCTCTGATGTCCTAGATATGACAGTAGAAGAAGCACTGGCATTTTTTGAAAACATTCCCAAAATAAGACGAATCTTGCAGACAATATTTGATGTGGGCCTAGGCTACATCAAGCTTGGGCAGTCATCCACCACATTATCTGGTGGGGAGGCACAGCGCGTTAAGCTGGCATCAGAGCTGGCAAAGCGTGACACCGGCAAGACAATGTATATTTTAGACGAGCCAACAACCGGCCTCCACTTTGCTGATGTGCAAAAGCTTCTCGATGTTCTAAACAGGCTGGTAAACCTTGGGAACACCATAGTAGTAATAGAGCACAACATGGATGTAATCAAAAATTCCGACTGGATAATAGACCTTGGACCGGAAGGTGGGGACAAGGGTGGCAGAATAATTGCAACTGGGACTCCGGTCCAAGTTGCCGCAAATCCCAAAAGCTACACAGGACAATATCTCAAAAAGATCCTAAATTGA
- the uvrC gene encoding excinuclease ABC subunit UvrC translates to MTLDIKKIIIPALPGIYLMKDADSKIIYIGKAKNLKNRVRSYFLKNQNYKTQKLVEKISEIEFVLTDNESEAFLLESNMIKQYRPMFNIELKDQQRYTYLRITDEQYPRLLVARRTRSGKFLGDGKIFGPFTSGSSKILSIGSLRKTFKIRICKRLPKKTCLEYHLGNCEAPCEFVKAQEDYKKHVSDLEAILRGRDLGAFTKNLEQEMALASKNLHFERAQEIKDTLQRLGSLKTKQKMESATDSDEEYFGIVSSNQTAHIMTFKKINGVIRDSNKYSFDLIGDNTFANFLYQYYTTNQIPPFIITNQIPEDHILLEQMFAKTSGFPVKIILPKSGKQREMLDLIIRNISLVQSSGSEYGLVELKERLGLPVIPKIIECFDISNHGKSYAVGSMSRFINGRPDKSGYRKFKIKTVKGQDDFAMINEIVKRRYFRLDSESAQMPDLILIDGGRGQLGAAISALESMAIRIPCASLAKENEEVYLPRQKEPVLLPRQNQSLKILQHARDEAHRFGVAYNRSLRMPKSEFS, encoded by the coding sequence TTGACTCTAGACATTAAAAAAATCATCATTCCTGCACTACCAGGAATTTATCTGATGAAGGATGCAGATTCCAAAATTATCTATATTGGAAAAGCAAAAAACCTCAAAAATAGAGTCAGGTCATATTTTTTAAAAAACCAAAACTACAAGACGCAAAAGTTGGTTGAAAAAATTTCAGAGATAGAATTTGTCCTAACAGACAACGAATCAGAGGCATTCTTGCTTGAATCAAACATGATAAAGCAATACAGACCTATGTTCAATATCGAGCTCAAGGACCAGCAGCGATATACGTATCTGAGAATAACAGACGAGCAATACCCAAGATTACTAGTCGCTAGAAGGACCCGCAGTGGAAAATTCCTAGGAGATGGTAAGATATTTGGGCCATTTACCTCTGGAAGCTCCAAGATTCTCAGCATCGGCTCGTTACGAAAGACATTCAAGATCAGAATCTGTAAAAGACTACCAAAAAAGACTTGCTTGGAATACCATCTAGGAAATTGCGAGGCACCATGTGAGTTTGTCAAGGCCCAAGAAGACTATAAAAAACATGTTTCAGACCTAGAGGCAATACTTCGTGGTAGAGACCTTGGCGCATTTACAAAAAACCTAGAGCAGGAAATGGCACTTGCCTCAAAAAACCTCCACTTTGAGCGCGCGCAAGAAATCAAGGACACGCTTCAGAGGTTAGGCAGCCTCAAAACCAAGCAAAAGATGGAAAGTGCGACAGATTCCGATGAGGAATATTTTGGAATTGTATCATCTAATCAGACTGCCCACATCATGACGTTTAAGAAAATAAACGGGGTGATTCGTGACAGTAACAAGTATTCCTTTGACTTGATTGGCGATAACACATTTGCCAATTTTCTATACCAGTATTACACGACAAACCAGATCCCGCCGTTTATCATAACAAACCAGATCCCAGAAGACCACATATTATTAGAGCAAATGTTTGCCAAAACATCTGGATTTCCAGTCAAGATAATATTACCAAAATCAGGCAAGCAACGGGAAATGCTGGATTTAATTATAAGAAACATTTCTCTGGTGCAGTCAAGTGGCTCAGAGTATGGACTAGTCGAGCTTAAAGAACGACTTGGACTTCCCGTTATACCCAAAATAATAGAATGCTTTGATATTTCAAATCATGGCAAATCATATGCGGTGGGCTCTATGTCACGATTTATCAACGGCAGACCTGACAAGTCAGGATATAGAAAATTCAAAATAAAGACGGTAAAAGGTCAAGACGATTTTGCAATGATAAATGAGATAGTCAAACGTCGATACTTTAGGCTGGACAGTGAAAGTGCACAAATGCCAGATCTCATATTAATTGATGGTGGGCGAGGCCAGCTTGGCGCTGCAATTTCAGCACTGGAAAGTATGGCAATTAGAATTCCTTGCGCATCGCTTGCCAAAGAAAACGAGGAGGTATATTTGCCAAGGCAAAAAGAGCCAGTTCTTCTCCCAAGACAAAACCAGTCACTGAAAATCCTGCAGCATGCCAGAGACGAAGCCCATAGATTTGGCGTGGCATACAACAGATCTCTTCGTATGCCAAAATCCGAATTTTCTTAA
- a CDS encoding Lrp/AsnC family transcriptional regulator, with product MSATAYVLINCDLGAEQRVIDQIKPLEGVREVKGVFGAYDILAKIETPTSEQLRETITWKIRKIDRIRSTLTLMKVEGQE from the coding sequence ATGAGCGCGACTGCATATGTTCTGATTAACTGTGACTTAGGTGCTGAGCAAAGAGTAATTGACCAGATAAAGCCTCTAGAGGGAGTAAGGGAGGTAAAAGGAGTCTTTGGCGCATATGATATTTTGGCAAAAATAGAGACGCCCACATCGGAACAACTACGTGAGACAATAACTTGGAAGATTCGCAAAATAGATAGAATTCGCTCTACTCTAACATTGATGAAAGTAGAAGGACAAGAGTAA
- a CDS encoding cation-binding protein → MATESLRKDHDLIEKVVKAMEVTMQLLKSGKKIPESILMPTIDFTKNFTDVCHHGKEEESFFPALGQTGMPTNMGPIAVMLMEHEITRKIAIHMEESAKEYLASGHAEALISDISQYIEHMSQHLWKENNRLFMMAEMRLSGVSDKVNAELDTVEKKKLDQLGKSRQDYENLVQGIQSEISKIN, encoded by the coding sequence ATGGCAACTGAATCTCTGCGAAAGGACCACGATCTAATAGAAAAAGTGGTAAAGGCTATGGAAGTCACAATGCAATTACTCAAGTCCGGCAAAAAAATTCCAGAATCGATTCTAATGCCGACAATAGATTTTACAAAAAACTTTACGGATGTGTGCCATCATGGAAAAGAAGAGGAATCATTCTTTCCAGCACTGGGACAGACAGGCATGCCCACAAACATGGGACCAATTGCCGTAATGCTAATGGAGCACGAAATTACGCGCAAAATAGCAATCCACATGGAGGAATCTGCCAAAGAATACCTTGCTTCAGGACATGCGGAGGCGTTGATCTCTGATATTTCACAATACATAGAACACATGAGCCAGCACCTCTGGAAGGAAAACAACCGATTATTCATGATGGCAGAAATGCGCCTCTCGGGCGTCTCTGATAAGGTCAATGCCGAGCTTGATACTGTTGAGAAAAAAAAACTGGATCAGCTTGGCAAGTCAAGGCAAGATTATGAAAACCTGGTGCAGGGCATCCAGTCGGAAATATCCAAAATAAATTAA
- a CDS encoding exonuclease codes for MTKTGIVCKIDGKTINLDPKTATPNCVNFVSHAHSDHLPSGNSGLVLATRETMEIASLRGRTLANHIEHLDDFRLYDSGHILGARGALFHDIFYTGDICTRDRGFLKGAIIPKCHTLIMECTFGKPEFVFPKIDETVKKVNELISEIYHKGKPVILMGYQLGKAQTISNLFGHWEPLYYHDSVKEMNLLHNRLGVPLKESVGHTEAESKGLLNKKPWIMVCPLMSENNPFLKQMKAKYGAVTIGFSGWAKSNVSFGRKSDYSIPLSDHCDYPELLDLVKKTGAKKIYTIHGFVDEFASDLVRLGYDAQPLHENSLDEFF; via the coding sequence ATGACAAAGACCGGAATTGTCTGCAAAATAGATGGCAAGACCATAAACTTGGATCCAAAGACTGCAACACCAAACTGTGTGAATTTTGTGTCTCATGCCCACTCGGACCATTTGCCTAGCGGCAACAGCGGACTGGTCCTGGCAACTCGAGAAACAATGGAGATTGCAAGTCTTAGGGGGAGAACGCTGGCAAACCATATCGAGCACCTGGATGACTTTAGACTGTATGACTCTGGTCATATTTTGGGTGCAAGGGGGGCTCTATTCCATGATATTTTCTATACTGGCGATATCTGCACCAGAGATAGAGGATTTCTCAAGGGCGCTATAATCCCAAAATGTCACACCCTTATCATGGAGTGTACCTTTGGCAAGCCCGAATTTGTCTTTCCAAAAATAGACGAGACAGTAAAAAAAGTAAACGAGCTTATATCGGAAATTTACCACAAGGGCAAACCGGTGATATTGATGGGATATCAACTTGGCAAGGCCCAGACAATATCGAATCTCTTTGGACACTGGGAGCCGTTGTACTATCATGATTCTGTAAAAGAGATGAATTTACTTCACAATCGCCTAGGTGTTCCACTCAAAGAATCAGTGGGTCATACAGAAGCCGAGTCAAAGGGACTTCTTAACAAAAAACCATGGATAATGGTGTGCCCACTCATGTCAGAGAACAATCCGTTTCTCAAGCAAATGAAGGCAAAATATGGCGCTGTAACAATCGGGTTTTCGGGCTGGGCAAAATCAAATGTATCGTTTGGCAGAAAATCTGACTATTCCATTCCATTGTCCGACCATTGTGATTATCCAGAATTACTGGATTTGGTCAAAAAGACCGGCGCGAAGAAAATTTATACGATTCACGGCTTTGTTGACGAGTTTGCATCAGATCTAGTCCGGCTTGGATATGACGCCCAACCTCTACATGAAAACTCACTTGACGAGTTTTTCTAA
- a CDS encoding phosphoribosylglycinamide formyltransferase produces MLNLGILISGRGSNMEAILKGIKRKKIPINPAIVISNNPDAKGLQIAQKMGVPTEIIPSKGFSGTRLEYDQLIIKTLKKYQVTPKSGLVCLAGFMRIISPEFIAKYENRILNIHPALLPSFPGLHAQKQALNYGVKYSGCTVHFVDSGVDTGPIILQEIVPIKDGDTEETLSRRILAKEHLAYVKAVRLFAEGKVKISGRKFSNQGR; encoded by the coding sequence GTGTTGAACCTAGGAATTTTGATTTCCGGCAGAGGCAGCAACATGGAGGCAATTCTCAAGGGAATAAAAAGAAAAAAAATTCCAATCAATCCAGCCATAGTAATATCTAACAATCCAGATGCAAAGGGGCTACAAATTGCTCAGAAGATGGGCGTGCCTACTGAGATAATTCCAAGCAAGGGTTTCTCAGGTACCCGATTGGAATACGACCAGCTAATCATCAAAACCCTGAAAAAATACCAAGTCACACCAAAATCTGGCCTTGTCTGTCTGGCAGGCTTTATGAGAATAATCAGTCCCGAGTTTATTGCAAAATATGAAAATAGGATCCTTAACATCCATCCCGCATTATTGCCGTCATTTCCGGGGCTGCATGCGCAAAAGCAGGCACTCAACTATGGTGTAAAGTATTCAGGGTGCACAGTCCACTTTGTAGACTCTGGTGTAGACACTGGTCCTATCATACTGCAAGAAATTGTGCCAATCAAGGATGGTGACACCGAAGAAACACTCTCAAGGAGAATTCTGGCAAAAGAGCATTTGGCCTATGTCAAGGCAGTAAGGCTTTTTGCAGAAGGCAAAGTCAAGATAAGCGGCAGAAAGTTCAGTAATCAGGGCCGCTAA
- a CDS encoding cupin domain-containing protein, which produces MKIEFDVKKYIEEIKNSDEYFKTFINRKNIAAGVLVLEPGEEDTQIPHEADELYYIIKGDGFLQINKKDYSVSDGLAYYVPKNIPHKFHGNKKQLIALYFFSGPDY; this is translated from the coding sequence ATGAAAATAGAGTTTGACGTGAAAAAATACATTGAGGAAATAAAAAACTCTGATGAGTATTTTAAAACTTTTATCAACAGAAAAAATATTGCGGCAGGCGTCTTAGTACTGGAACCCGGAGAAGAAGACACACAGATCCCGCACGAGGCAGACGAGCTGTACTATATTATCAAGGGTGATGGGTTTTTACAAATAAATAAAAAAGACTATTCCGTCTCAGACGGCCTTGCGTATTATGTGCCAAAAAATATACCGCACAAATTCCATGGCAACAAAAAACAACTAATTGCCTTGTACTTTTTTAGCGGCCCTGATTACTGA
- a CDS encoding trypsin-like serine protease: protein MNSREKVLVGLVGILAVALSVGFVTNFGETKTVQVQNPQPTAPVLYQQEPTNAPKLEYAAVSDIQNQKSPLTVLFKKVENSVVQINTKISTVNTNIIINGSPLESQSSRLGSGFVYDTQGHIITNNHVISGAQEVTVRFVGGNIYSAKVIGTDPFNDIAVLQITDDFSEETLNPLPLANSAELEVGQQIVAIGNPFGLSNTMTTGIVSQVGRLLPNYESGYSIPSVIQTDAAINPGNSGGPMLNLEGQVIGINTAIQSTTGDFSGIGFAVPSNTIKRLVPVLIEKGTFTHPWLGVSGTSLTPDIAKLIDLPKNYHGVFVTTVVPDGPADKAGIQEAIYNVNRELKGGDVIVALDGQVVRDIDDLIIYLAENKSVGDTVLVKINRTGEVMEITATLAARPAN from the coding sequence ATGAATTCCCGTGAAAAAGTCCTAGTCGGCTTAGTAGGAATACTTGCAGTGGCATTATCTGTTGGGTTTGTCACAAACTTTGGAGAAACAAAGACCGTTCAGGTGCAAAATCCCCAGCCAACCGCACCCGTACTCTACCAACAAGAGCCAACCAATGCGCCAAAACTGGAATATGCAGCAGTCTCTGATATTCAAAATCAAAAAAGCCCGCTTACTGTATTGTTCAAAAAAGTAGAAAATTCAGTTGTTCAAATCAATACCAAGATATCCACTGTGAACACTAATATCATAATTAATGGCTCGCCGCTTGAAAGCCAATCCTCAAGACTTGGTTCTGGGTTTGTCTATGACACACAAGGCCACATCATCACTAATAATCACGTAATTTCAGGAGCGCAAGAAGTGACTGTCAGATTCGTTGGCGGAAATATTTATTCTGCCAAGGTGATTGGAACAGATCCTTTCAACGATATAGCAGTACTCCAAATAACCGATGACTTCTCTGAAGAAACTCTAAACCCATTACCTCTTGCAAACTCGGCAGAACTTGAAGTAGGTCAGCAAATAGTCGCTATTGGTAATCCATTTGGTCTATCCAACACCATGACTACTGGCATAGTAAGCCAGGTTGGAAGGCTATTGCCAAACTATGAATCTGGCTATTCAATTCCAAGTGTAATCCAAACCGATGCCGCAATCAATCCTGGCAATTCTGGCGGACCTATGTTGAATTTGGAAGGCCAAGTTATTGGTATAAACACCGCAATCCAGTCTACTACTGGTGATTTTTCAGGAATTGGATTTGCAGTGCCATCTAACACTATCAAACGCCTAGTTCCTGTCCTAATAGAAAAAGGAACCTTCACCCATCCATGGCTTGGTGTTTCTGGAACAAGCCTTACGCCAGACATTGCAAAGCTCATTGACCTACCAAAGAACTATCACGGTGTATTTGTGACTACTGTGGTTCCAGACGGTCCAGCAGACAAGGCCGGAATCCAAGAGGCAATATACAATGTAAATCGCGAGCTAAAGGGCGGAGACGTAATTGTGGCACTAGATGGCCAAGTTGTGCGGGACATTGACGACCTTATCATATATTTGGCGGAAAACAAATCCGTGGGCGACACAGTGTTAGTTAAGATTAATCGTACAGGGGAGGTGATGGAAATCACGGCGACCCTTGCCGCAAGACCTGCAAATTAA
- a CDS encoding bifunctional 5,10-methylenetetrahydrofolate dehydrogenase/5,10-methenyltetrahydrofolate cyclohydrolase has translation MVGTKIDGLVVSAAVREQVKKDAEGLKSKGVEPCLATVLVGDNPASATYVKNKQKACAEVGIKTKDHKLSSTITQMDLNLLVDKLNEDPEVHGILVQLPLPPQCNEFETTSRILPAKDVDGLTPQNVGLLAMKKAALKACTPSGIMELFQYYSIQLEGKNTVIINRSNLVGKPLIHLLLEKNAVVTVAHSKTKNLADVCKNADIIITGVGDRTKFTLTPDMIKDGAIVIDVATTRLDGKLVGDCDFEKIIQKASFASPVPGGVGPMTIAMLLKNTVTAASHGRN, from the coding sequence TTGGTTGGCACAAAAATAGACGGACTGGTAGTTTCTGCTGCCGTCCGCGAACAGGTCAAAAAGGACGCGGAGGGCCTAAAATCAAAGGGAGTTGAGCCGTGTCTTGCCACTGTTCTTGTTGGCGACAATCCAGCATCTGCAACATATGTAAAAAATAAGCAAAAGGCATGTGCCGAAGTGGGAATTAAGACCAAGGACCACAAGCTGTCATCCACCATAACGCAGATGGATTTGAACTTGCTAGTCGATAAACTAAACGAAGACCCCGAGGTCCACGGCATACTGGTTCAGTTACCATTACCACCGCAGTGCAACGAATTTGAGACAACATCGAGGATTTTGCCTGCAAAGGACGTAGATGGGCTAACTCCACAAAACGTAGGGCTCCTTGCAATGAAAAAGGCCGCGCTAAAGGCATGTACACCGTCTGGCATAATGGAGCTATTCCAGTATTATTCAATACAATTAGAAGGAAAAAACACAGTAATCATTAATCGAAGTAATTTAGTTGGCAAACCCCTAATTCACTTGCTACTAGAAAAAAACGCCGTAGTCACAGTTGCACATTCAAAAACAAAAAACTTAGCAGATGTTTGTAAAAATGCAGACATTATCATAACAGGCGTTGGCGACAGGACAAAGTTCACACTAACGCCAGATATGATAAAGGATGGTGCAATAGTAATTGATGTCGCTACAACCAGGCTTGACGGCAAGCTAGTAGGCGATTGTGATTTTGAAAAAATAATCCAAAAAGCATCCTTTGCATCCCCTGTTCCAGGAGGAGTTGGTCCGATGACCATTGCGATGCTATTAAAAAACACGGTAACTGCGGCAAGCCATGGTAGAAACTAA
- a CDS encoding 5-formyltetrahydrofolate cyclo-ligase codes for MVETKENLRKQFLEKRDWLSADLMEIASRQIRKNLGKIEQYRKAQTIACYHSTGSEVKTHEIMQEILSHGKTLALPRVEGGVLMFCDVKKFEDLEKGEFGIMEPKQYCGMVDSFDLIIVPAVAMTKTGQRLGYGMGFYDRFLAGRETPTIALAYSKSIAKNIPHENSDVKIDIIVTEDEIILSEKC; via the coding sequence ATGGTAGAAACTAAAGAAAATCTCCGCAAGCAGTTCCTAGAAAAAAGGGACTGGCTCTCAGCAGATTTGATGGAAATTGCAAGTAGGCAAATAAGAAAAAATCTAGGTAAAATAGAGCAATACCGAAAGGCGCAAACCATTGCGTGCTATCATTCTACTGGAAGCGAGGTCAAAACGCACGAGATAATGCAGGAAATACTCAGTCACGGCAAGACACTTGCGCTTCCACGCGTAGAAGGAGGAGTTTTGATGTTCTGCGATGTTAAGAAATTTGAAGACTTGGAAAAAGGAGAATTTGGCATAATGGAACCAAAGCAATATTGTGGAATGGTCGACAGTTTTGATCTAATCATAGTCCCGGCAGTAGCAATGACAAAGACAGGTCAAAGGCTAGGATACGGAATGGGATTCTACGATAGATTCCTAGCAGGTAGAGAAACTCCAACCATAGCACTGGCGTACTCTAAATCAATTGCAAAAAACATCCCGCACGAAAATTCAGATGTCAAAATAGACATTATAGTAACAGAAGACGAAATTATTCTCTCAGAGAAATGCTAG